From the genome of Sphingopyxis sp. DBS4:
GCTGCGCTCGGCAGCTATGAGCCGAGACTGCTGTCGGTGTACGAGGCAGAGGCCGGCCTTTGCTCCGAGCCGCTGGAATTTGTATCAACGCTCTATAATGGCGAGACCCGTCCGGTCCTGCTGCCGACGCAGGATATCGGTGCCTATCTCCCCGACCGCCGAATCAGCTTCGGCCAGGAAGCCATCGAGTTGGCGCCTGCCGGTCATGCCGACCGAACCTATCTCGGCATCGTATCGATCAAGGATTACCCCGGCGAGACGAGCCCCGGCATGTTCGACGAACTGCTCCGGCTTCCGTTCGAACTCACCGTCGCCCAGTCCTTCGGCTTCATCGAACGCCAGGCCGCGCTTGGGCGGATGAACCTGACGCTCCGCCGGATGCGCTCGGCCGAGGATGAGGCGATGAGCCTGCGCTCCGAGCTTTCGAACGCGAAAGACGAAGTCGCTGCGGGCCGCTCGGGGTTCGGCGAGCATCATATGACGATCGCGATCCGCGGCGCGTCACCCGACGAAGTCGATGCCGGCGTCGCTGAAGTTCAGGCATCGCTTGCCGATCTCGGGATCATCGCGGTTCGCGAGGAGATCGCGCTTGAGCCCGCCTTCTGGGCGCAGTTTCCCGGAAACTTCAAATATATCGCGCGGCGCGGGCTTGTCTCGACGGGCAATTTCGCAGGACTTGCGAGCGGCCATAATTTTGCGCTCGGCCAGCCGCAGGGTAATCACTGGGGCGAGGCCGTCACCTTGCTCGAGACCACCGCCGCGGGCCCCTATTTCTTCAATTTCCACCAAGGCGACCTCGGCAATTTCACGATCATCGGACCGTCGGGCTCGGGCAAGACGGTCGCGCTCAACTTCCTGCTCGCGCAGGCGCGCAAGTTCGATCCGCGCATCGTCTTCTTCGACAAGGATCGCGGCGGCGAGTTGTTCGTCCGCGCGATCGGCGGGCGCTACGATGTCCTGCGCCCCGGTACGCCTTCGGGGCTCAATCCTCTTCAGCTCGAGGATACGGCAGCCAACCGCCAATTCCTGATCGACTGGCTGGCCCTGCTTGGCGGCACCGCCGATGTCGAAGAGCTGGCGCAGATCAAGGATGCGATCGACGCCAACTATGCGCAGCCGCCGCATCATCGCCGACTCCGCCATATCGTCGAACTTTTTCGTGGCGGCCACCGCCCGCATGCCGACGATCTCTGGTCGCGTCTCCGTCCCTGGTGGGGCGACGGTGAACATGCCTGGCTCTTCGACAATGAAACGGATGCCACCGACCTCACCGTTCGCTCGGTCGGGTTCGACATGACCCAAATCCTCGACGATCCGGCAGTCCGGACGCCGGCGATGATGTATCTCTTCCACCGTGTCGAAGAGCGGCTCGATGGCAGCCCGGCGATCATCGTCGTCGACGAAGGCTGGAAAGCCCTCGACGATGATGTGTTCGTGCGCCGGATCAAGGATTGGGAAAAGACCATCCGCAAGCGCAACGGCATCGTCGGCTTTGCGACCCAGAGCGCGCAGGATGCACTCGAAAGCCGGATTGCGAGCGCGATCATCGAACAGGCCGCGACGCAGATTTTCATGGCAAACCCGAAGGCGCGCGCCGAGGATTATGTCGATGGCTTCGGCCTCACACCCCATGAGTATGAACTGGTGCGCTCGCTTCCCGACAGCGCGCATTGCTTCCTCGTCAAACATGGCAATGAAAGCGTCGTCGTCCGCCTGAATCTGACCGGCGAGCGCGAACTGCTCACGATCCTCTCGGGACGCGAACGGACGGTGCGCCTGCTTGACGAGCTACGCGCCGAACATGGCGACGCACCCGAGGCCTGGTATGACGCTCTGATGGAGCGGGCCTGATGGCGACCATCTGCGATAGCATCCCGAACGCGGAAAGCTTCGCGCCGAGCGCGATCCGCTTCCTCGATTGCCAGGCGCAATTGCTCGGCGCCGAAGGCTATAAG
Proteins encoded in this window:
- a CDS encoding VirB4 family type IV secretion/conjugal transfer ATPase, with protein sequence MQLLPALTSSPKVVAREAPAGRHLPYSHHVDGHTIATRDGLLMQVIAMRGLLFETADTEEINYRKRLRDAMLQAIGSSRFALYHHIVRRRVDVGLGATFDDAFSAKLDAAWQGRLDRRQLFVNDLYLTLIRRPLQGRVGLLDGLREKLSRTSSPVETAAQDLRQLDAAREALIAALGSYEPRLLSVYEAEAGLCSEPLEFVSTLYNGETRPVLLPTQDIGAYLPDRRISFGQEAIELAPAGHADRTYLGIVSIKDYPGETSPGMFDELLRLPFELTVAQSFGFIERQAALGRMNLTLRRMRSAEDEAMSLRSELSNAKDEVAAGRSGFGEHHMTIAIRGASPDEVDAGVAEVQASLADLGIIAVREEIALEPAFWAQFPGNFKYIARRGLVSTGNFAGLASGHNFALGQPQGNHWGEAVTLLETTAAGPYFFNFHQGDLGNFTIIGPSGSGKTVALNFLLAQARKFDPRIVFFDKDRGGELFVRAIGGRYDVLRPGTPSGLNPLQLEDTAANRQFLIDWLALLGGTADVEELAQIKDAIDANYAQPPHHRRLRHIVELFRGGHRPHADDLWSRLRPWWGDGEHAWLFDNETDATDLTVRSVGFDMTQILDDPAVRTPAMMYLFHRVEERLDGSPAIIVVDEGWKALDDDVFVRRIKDWEKTIRKRNGIVGFATQSAQDALESRIASAIIEQAATQIFMANPKARAEDYVDGFGLTPHEYELVRSLPDSAHCFLVKHGNESVVVRLNLTGERELLTILSGRERTVRLLDELRAEHGDAPEAWYDALMERA